One window of Aspergillus oryzae RIB40 DNA, chromosome 3 genomic DNA carries:
- a CDS encoding ubiquitin-conjugating enzyme E2 (ubiquitin conjugating enzyme), with translation MKEHLPPGISIAKSENLEEWQMDIRVLDENPLYQNQVYRLKFTFSSKYPIEPPEVQFIELPSTSETPRPIPIHPHIYSNGIICLDLLSSAGWSPVQTVESVCMSIQSMLTANTRDERPPGDSDFVSYNRRRPRDINFFYDDDNV, from the exons ATGAAAGAGCATCTGCCCCCTGGTATATCAATAGCCAAATCGGAGAATCTTGAAGAGTGGCAGATGGATATTCGAGTCTTGGACGAGAATCCGCTTTATCAAAATCAGGTCTATCGACTCAAATTCACGTTCTCGTCGAAGTATCCAATAG AGCCGCCGGAAGTCCAGTTCATCGAGCTGCCTAGCACGTCTGAGACCCCTCGCCCGATCCCGATCCACCCGCACATATACAGCAACGGAATCATATGCCTGGACCTCCTCAGTTCAGCCGGCTGGTCACCTGTACAAACGGTTGAGAGCGTCTGCATGAGCATTCAGAGCATGCTGACCGCAAATACACGTGACGAACGACCTCCAGGCGACAGCGACTTCGTCTCGTACAACCGACGCCGGCCCCGCGACATCAACTTCTTTTACGATGATGACAACGTATAA
- a CDS encoding serine/threonine-protein kinase (Ca2+/calmodulin-dependent protein kinase, EF-Hand protein superfamily), translating into MSFTNMLNKLSGQPESYEKKQLYKFGRTLGAGTYGIVREADCSRGKVAVKIILKKNVRGNEQMVYDELEMLQALDHPNIVHFVDWFESKDKFYIVTQLATGGELFDRICDYGKFTEKDASQTIRQVLDAVNYLHERNIVHRDLKPENLLYLTRDPSSPLVLADFGIAKMLDSPSEVLTSMAGSFGYAAPEVMLKQGHGKAVDMWSLGVITYTLLCGYSPFRSESLSDLIEECRSGRIIFHDRYWRDVSKDAKDFILTMLQPDPSKRVTSEEALKHPWLKGESASDRDLLPEIRAYIARSRLKRGIEIIKLANRIEALKMHEEDEDDIPSPADMAASAEESDKSGSAPAESSASGEAEAGTTKKRSLSKVARGAIFREVVLAKVREQKDTEERERLEREAREKTTHA; encoded by the exons ATGAGTT TCACTAATATGCTCAACAAGCTGTCGGGACAGCCCGAGAGTTATGAGAAAAA ACAACTGTACAAATTTGGGAGAACACTTGGTGCTGGAACGTACGGTATTGTCCGTGAGGCAGATTGCAGCCGTGGGAAAGTTGCTGTTAAAATTATTCTGAAGAAAAATGTCCGAGGCAACGAGCAGATGGTTTACGATGAGTTGGAGATGCTGCAAGCCCTTGACCACCCAAACATCGTCCATTTTGTCGATTGGTTCGAATCTAAG GACAAATTCTACATTGTCACTCAACTAGCCACCGGTGGTGAACTGTTCGACAGAATTTGCGACTATGGAAAGTTTACGGAGAAGGATGCATCTCAAACTATCCGGCAAGTGCTAGACGCAGTCAATTATCTGCATGAACGGAATATTGTACACCGAG ACTTGAAACCGGAAAACTTGCTTTACCTTACTCGTGACCCATCCTCGCCTTTGGTTCTAGCCGACTTTGGCATTGCCAAGATGTTGGACAGTCCCAGTGAAGTTTTGACTAGCATGGCTGGGTCATTCGGTTATGCCGCACCCGAGGTTATGCTCAAACAGGGCCACGGCAAGGCCGTCGATATGTGGTCGTTGGGTGTCATAACATACACCCTACTATGTGGCTATTCGCCCTTCCGATCCGAGAGCCTGTCCGATCTGATCGAAGAATGCCGTAGTGGCCGCATTATCTTCCATGATCGCTACTGGCGTGACGTCTCAAAGGATGCCAAGGATTTCATCCTTACGATGCTCCAACCGGATCCATCGAAGCGTGTCACATCCGAGGAGGCCCTCAAACATCCCTGGTTGAAGGGTGAATCTGCTAGTGACCGTGACTTGCTGCCTGAAATCCGCGCCTATATCGCCAGGTCTCGCCTCAAGAGAGGTATTGAGATCATCAAACTGGCCAACCGCATCGAGGCACTCAAGATGcacgaagaggatgaggatgatatccCTAGCCCTGCTGACATGGCAGCTTCTGCTGAGGAGTCTGATAAATCTGGATCTGCCCCAGCCGAGTCATCGGCTAGTggtgaggctgaggctggtACAACGAAGAAGCGGAGTTTGAGCAAGGTTGCACGTGGTGCTATCTTCCGCGAAGTCGTTCTTGCCAAGGTTCGTGAGCAGAAGGACACCGAAGAACGTGAGAGACTCGAACGTGAGGCTCGAGAGAAAACTACCCATGCTTGA
- a CDS encoding DNA-directed RNA polymerase core subunit RPC40 (RNA polymerase I and III, subunit RPA40/RPC40) — translation MAPLVPSQAELDRRRLVDINLETVSNIPSTDFPGHWPGESHEWNLEKFRNEFNVEFHRNERFESSFSLIGVDASIANAFRRIVMAEVPSVAIEFVFVHNNTSVIQDEVLAQRLGLIPLKGSVDGINWMRWFKKATEDDPEGSDPSDYNTIVLRLDIECTKNPNADATENDPRKLYKNAHVYARDITFHPVGRQEQFFTGEDAIQPVNPDILIAKLRPGQKIDLEMHCIKGIGADHAKFSPVATASYRLLPDIQILRPILGEDAKKFAKCFPKGVIGLEPVTREEAAKQGSGYEGHEGETKAVVRDAFKDTVSRECLRHEEFQGKVKLGRVRDHFIFNIESTGQFDSDVLFLESVKVLKLKCARWKRGLADLMR, via the exons ATGGCGCCTCTCGTTCCTTCGCAGGCGGAGCTTGATCGCCGGAGG CTCGTCGACATCAATCTGGAAACGGTCTCCAACATCCCCTCCACAGATTTCCCGGGTCACTGGCCAGGCGAGTCGCATGAGTGGAACCTGGAGAAATTTAGAAAT GAGTTCAATGTTGAGTTCCATCGCAATGAAAGATTCgaatcttctttctctctcatcgGCGTCGATGCATCGATCGCAAATGCCTTCCGTCGTATCGTAATGGCTGAAGTGCCTAGCGTTGCCATCGAGTTCGTCTTCGTTCACAATAACACCTCCGtcatccaggatgaagtGCTCGCCCAGCGACTGGGTCTGATTCCACTGAAGGGTTCCGTGGATGGTATTAACTGGATGCGTTGGTTCAAGAAGGCCACGGAGGATGATCCCGAGGGTAGCGATCCATCCGATTACAACACCATCGTCTTGCGACTGGATATTGAATGTACCAAGAACCCCAACGCTGACGCCACGGAGAATGACCCCCGCAAGCTGTATAAGAATGCGCATGTTTACGCCAGAGACATCACTTTCCACCCTGTCGGACGTCAGGAGCAATTCTTCACTGGCGAGGATGCTATCCAGCCGGTCAACCCAGACATTTTGATCGCTAAGCTTCGCCCGGGCCAGAAGATCGACCTTGAAATGCACTGTATCAAGGGTATTGGAGCCGACCATGCTAAGTTCTCGCCTGTTGCTACCGCATCATACCGTTTGCTTCCCGATATCCAGATTCTGCGCCCCATTCTTGGAGAAGACGCCAAGAAGTTCGCCAAGTGTTTCCCTAAGGGCGTGATTGGTTTGGAGCCTGTTACCCGGGAAGAGGCCGCAAAACAGGGGAGCGGATACGAGGGCCACGAGGGGGAGACGAAGGCCGTTGTTCGCGATGCCTTCAAGGATACCGTTAGCAGGGAATGTCTCAGACATGAGGAGTTCCAAGGAAAGGTGAAGCTCGGTCGCGTGCGCGAccatttcatcttcaacatcgaAAGCACTGGCCAATTCGATAGTGATGTCCTTTTCTTAGAAAGCGTGAAGGTCCTGAAGCTCAAATGCGCCAGATGGAAGCGGGGATTGGCGGATCTCATGCGGTAA
- a CDS encoding telomere length regulation TEL2 family protein (predicted protein) — protein sequence MDGLLTEVKTVTHDRDLSLSIAKERPVHGIERHEAISKADTDADSTSADYILTVLKSKPDRAGLSDVLNVLDPSNKYVTPKVFDIRVPSPTTAQILNVLGTITVPDHWASLNARSKGSTSEDNKLRAALLRCFSSVCGISCLVTQLRSLIATARSSSQQGKASGSQIQIRDLLTILSALLKPKDLILRIYMDIETLYSNATQQQLAWREFLSSIAASKVLSATAEALTLAGDFDGLSTILWIGDGAQYTSWLGTNICHMVSKLDLDNQDAWKAVASLTGRALSLGYTDHLARELYTSLLVNETLRERYGSLFDTLRPMEQLAVLEATFREVEKKYFLALIDQSNEAILGQRVNGVAGLCSSIIGEREHIKTQLLDWLSKGQGGSIQTTGLRRALLASFTYQKANTQVLLLAAGYLKRLDPNAIMEIGRSSAFLNTVSNRLAASSSKARFLGMIIGMSISQLIEQPGKAMKFDLEEMEGDEALWYFNMVNTQDSAGPLESIVPTDSASKAQQPAKSSPTSARATRKPPPRTAKIVAIEEIESENEEPEENEDLIPYEKPDEDPYDSDEDPTLVQRNKPTAPVYIRDLIIYLRDTENIERFELAIRTAPSLIRRKTDFGTELAENTEELALVIVGLQEQSKFPKFHEYRLQSIIALIVSQPLKMGRWFTAMFFDGDLSQVQRSAVLTGLGLSAREIAGNGENDAKTLGLPTLPDASFPSKKLPTNLEALYSGNESPIASLTKKLAQTSLQPLAANAADSLSGPNALKVRTFSSRMEVEKQRQQREAQRQKSTAKDLYKVLAEGFFYPLKSRFEMMMLQFSSSTAPSYNPFITPNLLTLFIQTLTLTLSTMGPHTPYLPTVTEDALTFLLSLHTRPASDDPTILSALLALFLTIVDLNVASGSTGEERLVTELASQVIELREWAGEVFDRTPAVKRDEPREQVRTLAAGVMVKLGEVMERYQGRLMGVNSGFKY from the exons ATGGACGGTTTATTGACAGAAGTTAAGACAGTTACTCATGACCGGGACCTGTCTCTGTCGATTGCCAAAGAGAGACCTGTCCACGGAATAGAGAGGCATGAAGCCATTTCGAAAGCCGACACTGATGCAGATTCAACATCCGCGGATTATATATTAACAGTACTAAAGTCGAAACCTGATCGCGCAGGACTTTCTGATGTCCTCAACGTACTGGATCCATCAAACAAATACGTGACTCCAAAAGTCTTTGATATCAGAGTTCCAAGTCCGACAACTGCTCAGATACTTAATGTCTTAGGCACCATTACGGTCCCTGATCATTGGGCCTCATTGAATGCAAGGTCAAAGGGGTCAACGTCAGAGGATAATAAACTACGAGCCGCTCTATTAAGATGCTTTAGCAGTGTCTGTGGTATTAGTTGCTTGGTGACTCAACTCCGCTCGCTTATAGCTACAGCGCGGTCATCCTCCCAACAGGGGAAAGCATCAGGCTCTCAAATTCAGATTCGAGATCTTCTGACAATTCTTTCTGCTCTTTTGAAGCCCAAAGATCTTATATTGCGTATATACATGGATATTGAGACACTCTACAGCAATGCaacccagcagcagcttgCATGGAGAGAATTCCTGTCTAGTATTGCTGCTAGCAAGGTTCTCTCGGCTACAGCGGAGGCTCTCACGTTAGCTGGGGATTTCGATGGTTTGAGTACGATCCTATGGATTGGAGACGGCGCCCAATATACCTCTTGGTTGGGTACTAATATCTGTCACATGGTGTCAAAACTTGATTTGGATAACCAGGATGCTTGGAAAGCGGTTGCCTCTCTAACCGGACGAGCATTGAGCCTTGGCTACACAG ATCACTTGGCTCGCGAGTTATACACGAGCTTGCTCGTCAATGAGACTCTCCGAGAACGATATGGTTCTCTTTTCGATACACTTCGGCCGATGGAACAGCTTGCAGTTTTGGAAGCTACATTCCGCGAagttgaaaagaaatatttcttGGCACTGATCGATCAAAGCAATGAGGCTATATTGGGCCAACGCGTTAACGGTGTTGCAGGATTGTGTTCTAGTATTATAGGAGAGCGTGAACATATAAAAACCCAGCTTCTGGATTGGCTATCAAAAGGCCAGGGTGGCTCCATACAGACTACCGGGTTACGTCGGGCATTGTTGGCTAGCTTTACATATCAGAAAG CGAATACCCAAGTCCTACTTCTGGCAGCAGGCTACCTTAAGCGACTTGATCCAAACGCCATCATGGAAATAGGACGTTCAAGTGCGTTTCTTAACACGGTTTCCAACCGTTTGGCCGCGTCATCATCTAAAGCCCGATTTCTTGGAATGATCATTGGGATGTCAATCTCGCAGCTCATTGAACAGCCGGGGAAAGCAATGAAATTCGACCTCGAAGAAATGGAGGGCGACGAGGCCTTGTGGTACTTCAACATGGTCAACACTCAAGACAGTGCTGGACCTTTGGAATCAATTGTGCCAACTGACTCAGCATCCAAAGCACAACAACCTGCCAAAAGTTCACCTACTTCGGCAAGGGCTACCCGGAAACCACCTCCGCGGACAGCTAAGATAGTGGCTATTGAGGAAATAGAGTCCGAAAACGAGGAACctgaagaaaatgaggaCCTCATCCCCTACGAGAAACCCGATGAAGATCCATACGATTCTGACGAGGACCCAACTTTAGTCCAACGCAACAAACCAACAGCACCGGT CTATATCCGCGATCTCATAATCTACTTAAGAGATACTGAAAACATAGAACGCTTTGAACTGGCAATACGCACCGCCCCATCATTAATCAGACGCAAAACTGACTTTGGAACTGAACTCGCCGAGAATACCGAAGAGCTGGCCCTTGTCATAGTTGGTCTACAAGAGCAGAGCAAATTTCCGAAATTCCATGAGTATCGGCTGCAGAGTATCATTGCCTTGATTGTGTCCCAGCCTTTGAAGATGGGCCGATGGTTCACTGCGATGTTCTTCGACGGAGACCTGTCTCAAGTCCAACGATCTGCAGTTCTAACAGGCCTAGGTCTGAGTGCTCGTGAAATAGCTGGGAATGGCGAGAATGACGCTAAGACACTGGGCCTTCCAACATTACCAGACGCGTCGTTCCCATCCAAGAAGTTACCAACCAATTTGGAAGCTTTATACTCGGGCAATGAATCTCCAATAGCTAGTCTAACAAAGAAGCTAGCACAAACATCCCTTCAACCACTGGCAGCAAATGCTGCAGATTCACTTTCTGGCCCAAACGCGCTTAAAGTGCGAACATTCTCTTCTCGAATGGAGGTTGAGAAGCAACGCCAGCAGCGAGAGGCTCAGCGCCAGAAATCTACAGCCAAGGATCTCTACAAAGTGCTGGCGGAAGGGTTCTTCTATCCACTAAAGAGTCGAtttgagatgatgatgctgcaaTTTTCTTC ATCAACAGCACCTTCATACAATCCCTTCATTACTCCTAATCTCCTCACATTGTTCATCCAAACACTTACCCTCACCCTTTCAACCATGGGGCCTCATACTCCATATCTCCCTACTGTCACAGAGGATGCATTaaccttcctcctctcaCTCCACACGCGCCCCGCTTCTGATGACCCCACAATTCTATCTGCCCTTCTagctctcttcctcactaTAGTTGATCTGAACGTCGCATCGGGCTCCACCGGAGAGGAAAGACTCGTCACAGAGCTCGCATCGCAGGTCATCGAGCTGCGTGAGTGGGCAGGCGAGGTTTTCGACCGTACACCAGCAGTTAAGAGAGACGAACCTAGAGAACAGGTTAGAACTTTAGCAGCGGGTGTCATGGTCAAACTAGGAGAAGTGATGGAACGGTACCAAGGGCGGTTGATGGGCGTGAATTCCGGGTTTAAGTATTGA
- a CDS encoding Sec1 family protein (vacuolar sorting protein VPS33/slp1 (Sec1 family)): MAPYPGSDADYFKDKARRDLLTLLEGVRGKKNLVVSQDLAGPVGLFVKFSLLQEYGVDRVFLLENANVDSSQRNVVFLVHAEKTRQVRTVADQIKRLQRNGNVEHEFSIFWVPRRTLVSNAILEDAGIIGDVNIAELPVYFIPLEQDVLSLELEDSFSDLYLHKDPGCVYLAAKALMGIQQRHGYFPRIIGKGDNARRLADLLLRMRKELDAEESSGLTDLSARGLLPSADTESLIIIDREVDFGSALLTQLTYEGLIDETVGIKHNQADVDTAIVGPTPVPQAQESSKAPQQTSKQGQKRKIQLDASDQLFSQLRDANFAIVGDILNKVARRLESDYESRHTAKTTTELREFVNKLPTYQLEHQSLRVHTNLAEEIMRNTRSDIFRKILEVQQNNAAGADPTYQHDSVEELIARDVPLKTVLRLLCLESCMAGGLRPRDLENFKRQIIHAYGHQHLLTFSALEKMELLQPRSSATAMLLPTTGTQPGSKTNYGYLRKNLRLVVEEVSEKDPNDIAYVYSGFAPLSVRLVQCVLQKPYVLSLIRGGSVAASASPSPASTASPGWLGFEDLVKSARGATFSIVQKGDDKAIRARQTLSGNNATKTVYVFFLGGITFTEIAALRFIAEQEAPRRKIVICTTSIINGDKMMDAAIEKQDFTKTE, translated from the exons atggcgcCGTATCCTGGGTCTGATGCTGACTATTTTAAGGACAAGGCGCGTAGGGATCTGTTGACTCTGCTTGAAGGC GTGCgtgggaagaagaaccttGTTGTCAGCCAGGATCTGGCCGGTCCAGTCGGGCTCTTTGTCAAGTTCTCTCTACTCCAAGAGTACGGTGTAGACCGAGTGTTCCTACTGGAAAATGCCAATGTGGACTCCTCTCAACGCAATGTCGTATTCCTAGTTCATGCTGAAAAGACACGCCAGGTGCGGACCGTCGCAG ACCAGATTAAACGCCTACAGCGCAATGGAAATGTTGAACATGAATTCTCTATATTCTGGGTCCCAAGACGTACCCTTGTAAGCAATGCAATCCTGGAAGATGCAGGAATCATCGGGGATGTGAACATCGCAGAACTTCCCGTGTACTTTATACCTCTGGAGCAAGATGTCTTGTCGTTAGAGCTAGAGGACTCGTTCAGCGACTTGTACCTG CACAAAGATCCAGGCTGCGTTTACCTGGCTGCCAAGGCCCTCATGGGTATTCAGCAGAGGCACGGTTATTTTCCCCGTATAATTGGCAAGGGTGACAATGCACGACGACTGGCAGATCTTCTGCTGCGCATGAGAAAGGAGCTTGATGCTGAAGAGAGCTCTGGCCTGACTGACCTCAGCGCCAGGGGGCTCCTCCCAAGCGCAGATACGGAAAGCCTGATCATCATTGACCGTGAAGTCGACTTCGGCTCTGCCCTTCTCACTCAGCTCACATATGAAGGCTTGATCGATGAAACCGTAGGAATCAAGCACAACCAGGCAGACGTGGATACAGCCATCGTCGGCCCAACACCAGTCCCCCAAGCACAAGAATCTTCGAAAGCCCCACAGCAAACGTCCAAGCAGGGACAAAAGCGCAAAATCCAGTTAGACGCCTCCGATCAACTCTTCAGCCAACTGCGTGACGCCAACTTCGCCATCGTTGGCGACATTTTGAACAAAGTAGCCCGTCGTCTCGAAAGTGACTACGAAAGCCGCCACACAGCGAAGACCACAACCGAACTCCGCGAATTCGTCAACAAACTACCAACATACCAACTAGAGCATCAAAGCCTCCGCGTCCACACCAACCTCGCGGAGGAGATCATGCGAAACACCCGCTCAGACATCTTCCGGAAGATCCTAGAAGTCCAGCAAAACAACGCCGCAGGCGCCGACCCAACCTACCAACACGACTCCGTCGAAGAGCTCATCGCTCGAGACGTCCCCCTCAAAACCGTCCTCCGCCTCCTCTGTCTGGAATCCTGCATGGCAGGCGGTCTTCGCCCACGAGATCTCGAAAACTTCAAGCGACAGATCATCCACGCATACGGCCACCAACACCTACTCACTTTCTCTGCTCTCGAGAAAATGGAACTCCTTCAACCCCGTTCATCCGCCACAGCCATGCTCCTCCCGACAACAGGCACTCAACCAGGCTCCAAAACAAACTATGGTTATCTACGAAAGAACCTCCGTCTTGTAGTCGAAGAAGTCAGCGAGAAGGATCCCAATGACATCGCCTATGTATACAGCGGCTTCGCCCCTCTCAGTGTCCGTCTCGTCCAATGCGTCCTGCAAAAGCCGTACGTTCTCTCCCTCATCCGAGGTGGATCCGTTGCAGCGTCCGCCTCCCCCAGTCCAGCCAGTACCGCATCCCCGGGCTGGCTCGGCTTCGAAGACTTAGTCAAGAGCGCCCGTGGAGCAACGTTCAGTATAGTCCAAAAGGGCGATGACAAGGCGATCCGTGCCCGACAAACGCTTAGCGGTAACAATGCTACCAAGACAGTTTATGTATTTTTCTTGGGTGGGATTACCTTTACGGAGATCGCTGCATTGCGCTTTATTGCTGAGCAGGAGGCACCGCGGAGGAAGATCGTTATCTGTACCACGAGCATTATTAACGGGGATAAGATGATGGATGCTGCGATTGAGAAGCAAGATTTCACGAAGACTGAATAA
- a CDS encoding NADH-quinone oxidoreductase subunit D (NADH:ubiquinone oxidoreductase, NDUFS2/49 kDa subunit), protein MAASFTRLAGSAPKRLCLRPSTFTKYNAIPRSRSIATTLPRRQAEPTSYQATRLIPTDPTFTSLANKEGPQEADVAAGLESESEGVGRKIRHYTVNFGPQHPAAHGVLRLILEINGEEIVRADPHVGLLHRGTEKLIEYKTYMQALPYFDRLDYVSMMTNEQCYSLAVEKLLNIEIPDRAKYIRTMFGEMTRILNHLMSVLSHAMDVGALTPFLWGFEEREKLMEFYERVSGARLHAAYVRPGGVSQDIPLGLLDDIYQWATQFGDRIDETEELLTDNRIWKARTQGVGVVSAADALNMSFTGVMLRGSGVPWDIRKSQPYDAYDKVEFDVPVGVNGDCYDRYLCRMEEFRQSLRIIHQCLNQMPAGPVKVEDYKLSPPPRAAMKENMEALIHHFLLFSKGYAVPPGETYSAIEAPKGEMGVFLVSDGSERPYRCKIRAPGFAHLGGFDQISRGHLLADAVAIIGTMDLVFGEVDR, encoded by the exons ATGGCTGCTTCCTTTACTCGCCTGGCGGGCAGCGCGCCCAAAAGGCTTTGTCTCCGCCCCTCCACCTTCACCAAATACAACGCCATCCCCAGATCCCGCTCGATAGCGACGACGCTTCCTCGTCGGCAAGCGGAACCGACCAGCTACCAGGCTACCAGACTCATTCCCACTGACCCTACCTTCACAAGTCTGGCTAACAAGGAGGGTCCCCAAGAAGCCGATGTTGCCGCTGGTCTCGAATCCGAGAGTGAAGGGGTCGGCCGCAAAATCCGTCACTACACAGTCAACTTCGGTCCTCAGCATCCTGCTGCTCACGGTGTGCTTCGACTGATTCTCGAGATCAATGGTGAAGAGATCGTCCGCGCGGATCCTCATGTCGGATTGCTTCACCGTGGTACCGAGAAGTTGATCGAATACAAGACCTACATGCAGGCTCTGCCTTACTTCGACCGATTGGACTATGTCTCCATGATGACGAATGAACAGTGCTACTCGCTGGCTGTGGAGAAGCTACTGAACATTGAAATCCCTGACAGAGCCAAGTATATCCGTACAATGTTCGGAGAGATGACCCGTATTCTGAACCACCTCATGTCCGTCCTTTCCCACGCTATGGATGTTGGTGCTCTTACGCCATTCCTGTGGGGTTTCGAGGAGCGTGAAAAGCTCATG GAATTCTACGAGCGTGTCTCCGGTGCCCGTCTCCACGCCGCCTACGTCCGCCCCGGCGGTGTGTCTCAGGATATCCccctcggccttctcgatgATATCTACCAGTGGGCTACCCAGTTCGGTGACCGTATCGACGAAACCGAAGAGCTGCTCACCGATAACCGTATCTGGAAGGCCAGAACTCAAGGCGTTGGTGTTGTCAGCGCCGCTGATGCGCTGAACATGAGCTTCACTGGTGTCATGCTCCGTGGCTCTGGTGTGCCATGGGATATCCGCAAGTCCCAGCCATATGACGCTTACGACAAGGTTGAATTCGACGTCCCCGTCGGTGTTAACGGTGACTGTTATGATCGTTACCTTTGCCGTATGGAGGAGTTCCGCCAGTCCCTCCGTATCATCCACCAATGCTTGAACCAGATGCCCGCAGGTCCTGTCAAGGTCGAGGACTACAAGCTCTCGCCTCCCCCTCGTGCCGCCATGAAGGAGAACATGGAGGCCCTGATccaccacttcctcctcttcagcaagGGTTACGCTGTCCCCCCTGGTGAGACCTACTCTGCCATTGAGGCCCCCAAGGGTGAGATGGGTGTGTTCCTGGTCAGTGACGGCAGCGAGAGACCCTACCGTTGCAAGATCCGTGCTCCTGGTTTTGCCCACTTGGGTGGTTTCGATCAAATCTCTCGTGGTCACTTGCTGGCAGATGCTGTCGCCATTATTG GTACAATGGATCTGGTGTTCGGTGAAGTCGACCGGTAG
- a CDS encoding NEDD8-activating protein UBA3 (NEDD8-activating complex, catalytic component UBA3), with protein sequence MASADSSLRWKHLHKVLTKPGPFSDEDWVPGSETISALETSKILGAGGLGCEILKNLALSGFKDIHVIDMGKSPPITFSGIPQLTLTDTIDISNLNRQFLFRQADIGKPKAEVAAAFVERRVKGVKITPYVGKIQDKDEDYYMQFKIVVCGLDSIEARRWINATLIGMVDPENPESLKPFIDGGTEGFKGQARVILPTLSSCIECQLDMHAPRPAVPLCTIATIPRQPQHCIEWAHQIAWQEKRKDDPFDSDDLDHIGWVYNAALERAKQFHIHGVTFQMTQGVVKNIIPAIASTNAVIAAATTSEALKIATSCNPYLDNYMMYAGEEGVYTYTFEAEKKPDCPVCGNLARNMTVDPDMTLQEYIDTLGDRPEAQLKKPSMRTEEKTLYQRFPPQLEEQTRANLQRKLRDLVEDGQEIAVSDPAYTIDFRYRLLFK encoded by the exons ATGGCTTCCGCAGACTCTTCCCTTAGGTG GAAACACCTCCACAAGGTATTAACCAAGCCGGGACCTTTCAGCGATGAAGACTGGGTACCTGGGTCGGAGACCATTAGTGCTTTGGAGACATCAAAAATTCT CGGGGCTGGAGGCCTAGGATGTGAAATTCTGAAGAACCTTGCTTTGTCCGGTTTCAAGGATATCCATGTTATTGATATGGGCAAGTCTCCCCCTATTACTTTTTCCGGGATACCGCAGCTAACTTTAACAGATACCATTGACATCTCTAACCTGAATCGTCAGTTTTTATTCCGCCAGGCTGACATCGGCAAACCTAAAGCTGAGGTTGCGGCTGCTTTCGTAGAGAGACGAGTCAAAGGCGTCAAAATTACCCCTTATGTAGGGAAGATTCAAGATAAGGATGAAGATTACTACATGCAGTTCAAGATAGTCGTTTGCGGTCTCGATAGCATAGAAGCGAGACGGTGGATCAATGCAACACTTATTGGCATGGTTGATCCTGAAAACCCTGAAAGCCTGAAGCCCTTCATTGATGGAGGAACTGAAG GCTTCAAGGGGCAGGCGCGTGTTATCCTACCAACTCTGTCTTCGTGCATTGAATGTCAGCTTGACATGCATGCTCCCCGTCCTGCGGTCCCACTATGCACTATTGCGACCATCCCTCGACAGCCTCAGCATTGTATAGAATGGGCACACCAGATCGCCTGGCAGGAAAAGCGCAAGGACGACCCTTTCGATAGTGATGATCTGGACCACATTGGTTGGGTGTACAATGCGGCTCTTGAGCGAGCAAAACAATTCCATATCCACGGAGTCACCTTCCAGATGACTCAGGGTGTAGTTAAGAACATCATTCCTGCAATCGCTTCAACAAACGCTGTCATTGCTGCTGCGACAACGTCTGAAGCATTAAAGATTGCCACCTCGTGCAACCCGTACCTGGATAACTATATGATGTATGCTGGTGAAGAAGGTGTCTACACCTATACATTCGAGGCCGAAAAGAAACCAGATTGCCCTGTCTGTGGCAACCTCGCGCGAAATATGACTGTCGATCCAGACATGACGCTGCAAGAGTACATCGACACTCTAGGGGACCGGCCGGAAGCTCAGCTTAAGAAGCCTAGCATGAGaacggaagaaaagacacTCTACCAGCGCTTCCCGCCCCAATTGGAGGAACAGACCAGGGCCAATCTGCAACGCAAGCTCAGAGATTTGGTAGAAGACGGGCAAGAGATTGCGGTCAGCGATCCCGCGTATACTATCGATTTCCGCTACCGGTTGTTGTTCAAATAA